From Musa acuminata AAA Group cultivar baxijiao chromosome BXJ3-8, Cavendish_Baxijiao_AAA, whole genome shotgun sequence, one genomic window encodes:
- the LOC135644290 gene encoding uncharacterized protein LOC135644290: MKNYGLRLRFPLVQKTSKLAPPRPSLPAFAFGGGDDDEDDIEREISRQASKNKSLRKIEEQHKKAMEEDPSVFDYDGVYDEMKGKIARPKVQNRTERKSKYIETLMEKAKQREREHEIVYERKLLKERSKDDHLFADKEKFVTGAYKKKLAEQAKWLDEERLRQIREERDDVTKKSDLSDFYFGLGENVAFGAQSEDATKRKEQKPPGGTSAVPEHGPSEKNAQTDYTRDIEKVDTQAKTSSHTQNNSEQAVELTTSDVTVKGYDDGDKLAAVDQSTERYTRVFEELKKCTTCYSLAISDYLGADMSCSPSVQADLNNLQVGIDLHGAEVYAWLVNRNPVLQIKFFFC, encoded by the exons ATGAAGAATTACGGACTCCGGCTTCGATTTCCGCTGGTGCAGAAGACCTCGAAGCTAGCTCCTCCTCGCCCTTCCCTtcctgccttcgctttcggcggcggcgacgacgacgaggatgacatcgagagggaaatctcacggcaggcgtccaagaacaagtctctccgGAAG atcgaggagcagcacaaaaaggcaatggaagaggatccctcggtcttcgactacgacggggtttacgacgagatgaaagggaagattgcgcgccccaaggttcagaatcgaacggagagaaag TCAAAGTATATAGAAACACTTATGGAGAAAGCAAAACAACGTGAGCGGGAACATGAAATTGTATATGAGAGGAAGCTGCTGAAAGAGAGGAGCAAGGATGATCACCTTTTTGCAGATAAGGAAAAGTTTGTAACCGGTGCCTACAAGAAAAAGCTAGCAGAACAAGCTAAATGGTTGGACGAAGAGAGGCTGCGCCAAATTCGTGAAGAAAGAGATGAT GTAACCAAGAAGAGTGACTTGAGCGATTTTTACTTTGGGCTCGGTGAGAATGTAGCTTTTGGTGCTCAATCAGAAGATGCCACAAAACGGAAGGAACAAAAGCCACCCGGAGGCACTTCAGCGGTACCTGAACATGGCCCTAGTGAGAAGAATGCACAGACAGATTATACTCGGGATATAGAGAAAGTTGATACTCAAGCCAAGACTTCTAGTCATACACAGAACAACTCTGAGCAAGCTGTAGAGTTAACAACATCAGATGTAACCGTAAAAGGTTACGATGATGGTGATAAATTGGCAGCTGTGGATCAATCAACTGAACGTTACACGAGAG TTTTTGAGGAACTCAAGAAGTGCACCACTTG CTACAGTCTAGCCATTTCTGACTACCTGGGAGCTGATATGTCATGCAGCCCATCAGTACAAGCAGACCTTAATAACCTTCAAGTTGGAATTGATCTTCATGGTGCTGAGGTATATGCATGGCTTGTTAACAGAAATCCTGTTCTTCAGATTAAATTCTTCTTCTGCTAG